A window of Plasmodium vivax scf_6609 genomic scaffold, whole genome shotgun sequence genomic DNA:
CCTCCGAAGGACCAGAAGAATCAACAATGGGTACAGGTACTGTATCTGTTCTAATGCCTGAAGTGTATGATGGCACGGCAAGAGCACCTTTACCAGGGATCTCTTTTGATGCTTGACTCAACACTTCTTTGGTATTTAAGTTCGCTACAGGTCTAGGTAATGCTGCTCCACCTGTTCCACTATCACGTGCTTTTGCTGGAGTTACGGCACTTTCTGAAACGCGTGCACTGGTTGACCGTGTTAAACCTTGTGAAACTGCTGAACCTGCTAAGCTTTTGGAAGGTCCTTGTGCTCCTTTATCACCTCCTACACCAGCAGCCTTTACAACCCCCGCAACAGGGGCATTCCTACTACATTAGGATGGTGCAGATAACCAACCTCACCAACCAAAAAGCAATGATCCAATATTTGATTTGCTACTCCATTTAGATCCTTCATctttacaattatttaataaaggTATAAGCTTATTTGTCTccaaaaaatagaaaaattaaagactGTGGCAAAATATTTAGTTAAGGA
This region includes:
- a CDS encoding hypothetical protein (encoded by transcript PVX_061690A) codes for the protein MKVTTAARITLPEVVILLDLSRDNYEEQGVYTAFDTNKLIPLLNNCKDEGSKWSSKSNIGSLLFGCRNAPVAGVVKAAGVGGDKGAQGPSKSLAGSAVSQGLTRSTSARVSESAVTPAKARDSGTGGAALPRPVANLNTKEVLSQASKEIPGKGALAVPSYTSGIRTDTVPVPIVDSSGPSEGVSDKVDSNFYRNIIMAAAILGTIFFLFYYNMSSGLKSRFPKRKRKKKIFEHNYYEEYEKELAKYESDNESLDSQSDRYYLNYQPERDYDY